In Streptomyces ambofaciens ATCC 23877, a single genomic region encodes these proteins:
- a CDS encoding 1,4-dihydroxy-6-naphthoate synthase — protein MSAETLQIAYSPCPNDTFVFDALAHGRVAGAPALDVTFADIDITNGMAERGEFDVLKVSYAVLPYVLDEYALLPCGGALGRGCGPLVLTREADADLRGRTVAVPSETSTAYLLFRLWAADTVPGGVGEVVVMPFHEIMPAVRDGKVDAGLVIHEARFTYRNYGLHKLADMGEHWERTTGLPIPLGAIIAKRSLGAETLTRLADSVRASVRAAWDAPEVSRPYVMAHAQEMDPAVADQHIGLYVNEFTADLGEDGYAAIRGLLTRAAAEGLVPALGPDALAFP, from the coding sequence ATGAGCGCTGAGACCCTGCAGATCGCGTACTCCCCCTGCCCGAACGACACCTTCGTCTTCGACGCCCTCGCGCACGGCCGCGTCGCCGGGGCACCCGCCCTCGACGTGACGTTCGCGGACATCGACATCACCAACGGCATGGCCGAGCGCGGTGAGTTCGACGTGCTGAAGGTGTCGTACGCCGTGCTGCCGTACGTCCTGGACGAGTACGCCCTGCTGCCCTGCGGCGGTGCGCTGGGCCGGGGCTGCGGGCCGCTGGTGCTGACCCGGGAGGCGGACGCCGACCTCCGCGGGCGCACGGTCGCGGTGCCGAGCGAGACGTCGACGGCGTACCTGCTGTTCCGGCTGTGGGCGGCGGACACCGTGCCCGGCGGGGTGGGCGAGGTCGTCGTGATGCCGTTCCACGAGATCATGCCGGCCGTGCGGGACGGGAAGGTCGACGCGGGGCTCGTGATCCACGAGGCGCGCTTCACGTACCGGAACTACGGACTGCACAAGCTCGCCGACATGGGCGAGCACTGGGAGCGGACCACCGGGCTGCCGATCCCGCTCGGCGCGATCATCGCCAAGCGGTCGCTGGGCGCGGAGACGCTGACGCGGCTGGCCGACTCGGTCCGTGCCTCGGTGCGGGCGGCCTGGGACGCCCCGGAGGTCTCCCGGCCCTACGTCATGGCCCACGCCCAGGAGATGGACCCGGCCGTCGCCGACCAGCACATCGGCCTCTACGTCAACGAGTTCACGGCCGACCTCGGCGAGGACGGGTACGCGGCGATCCGGGGCCTGCTGACCCGCGCGGCGGCCGAGGGACTGGTACCGGCCCTCGGCCCGGATGCGCTGGCGTTCCCGTGA
- a CDS encoding cold-shock protein, protein MPTGKVKWFNSEKGFGFLSRDDGGDVFVHSSVLPAGVEALKPGQRVEFGVVAGQRGDQALSLTLLDPAPSVAAAQRKKPDELASIVQDLTTLLENITPMLERGRYPEKTAGKKIAGLLRAVADQLDV, encoded by the coding sequence GTGCCTACCGGCAAGGTCAAGTGGTTCAACAGTGAGAAGGGCTTCGGCTTTCTCTCCCGTGACGACGGCGGTGACGTCTTCGTCCATTCCTCGGTCCTCCCCGCCGGAGTCGAGGCCCTGAAGCCGGGGCAGCGCGTGGAGTTCGGCGTGGTCGCCGGACAGCGCGGTGACCAGGCGCTGTCCCTGACCCTGCTGGACCCGGCACCCTCGGTCGCCGCCGCGCAGCGCAAGAAGCCCGACGAACTGGCCTCCATCGTCCAGGACCTGACGACCCTCCTGGAGAACATCACCCCGATGCTGGAGCGGGGCCGCTACCCCGAGAAGACCGCCGGCAAGAAGATCGCCGGCCTGCTCCGCGCGGTGGCGGACCAGCTGGACGTCTGA